CGATCAGAGTCTCCAACCGCGTGCCATTAGACGTGTGCAAGGCCTCCATCAAAGGATGGTAGTCGCCGAAGAGCTCCCCCGTCTGAACAAGCTTGCTTCTTAACTCGAGGTCTTGTTGTACAAGGAGGATTAGTTCATTGAAGCGACTCAATGATATTTCAGGCATTTTCGAAATACTCCTTAATCCGGAATGCAGCCGCCATCCGGCTGATCTATGGAATTCGTGACAGCCATATAGAAACAGCTCGTTCGAGGATATCTACGATAGCCGAAGCGTCGCCAGAAACATCTCCATTCGATGAAATTGACTCAGCCAACGTCTCTTCCTGAATGAACCGGGCGTGAGCGCGAACCGCTTCCATGATCTCCTCCGAAGCGGAAGCAACGTGAATTCCGATCCGGTCCGTCACATCGAATCCCGAATCCTTCCGGAGATTTTGCACGCGATTGACGAATTCTCGCGCCATGCCTTCTCGTTCGAGTTCGGGCGTCATGTGAGTATCGAGTGCCACGGTCATCCCACTCTCACTCGAAACCAGCCAGCCCTCGACATCCTCCGCCGTAACTTCAATGTCTCCTCGTAGCAGATCGAAGTTCTGGCCATCGATATTCATCGACAAGCCACCAGTCATTTGATACGTCCGAATCTCCTCTTGCGTCAGCTTCTGCACCTGGGCAGCAACTATCTTCATCGACTTCCCAAGTCGCGAACCGAGTGTCTTGAAGTTCGCCTTCGCTTTCAACTTGATCACATCGCTATCACCGGCTTCCACGTATTCGATCCGCTTAACGTTCACTTCATCACGAATGACATCCTCAACGCGTCGCAATTCCTCGATCTCACGCCGGTCCGCGACAGGAATCAGGATACGGGCCAACGGTTGGCGCACGCGGAGCCTCGCGCGCTCGCGCATTTGCCGCACGAGCGAGGAGACGACTTGCGCCGCTTCCATCCGGCGCTCGAGTGGCATATCGATCAGTGCCGGATCAGGTTGCGGGTACTCGTCGAGATGAATTGAATCGAAGGGACCGCCGAGCGCACTATAGAGCCAGTCTGAAAAGAATGGCGCGATCGGGGACATCAATTTCGAGATCGTCAGCAAGCATTCATATAACGTATCGTATGCAGCTTGCTTGTCCTCTCCCTGCTCGCCTTTCCAGAATCGACGACGGTTGCGGCGAATGTACCAGTTCGAAAGCTGTTCTGTGACAAAGTCCTGAATCGCGCGCGCGGGCCGCGTGACTTCATATGTATCGAAATCCGCACGGCAAGATGCGACCAGTGAGTTCAGCTTGGATAAAATCCACCGGTCTACTTCTGGTCGCTTATCCACCTTGGTGGCATCCTGGCTACGATGATACTTGTCGATATTTGCATACAGCGCGAAGAACCCATACGTGTTCGTCAGCGTCCCGAACAGCTTTCGTTCGAGTTCACCAAGATCATCTTCGTTAAACGACCGTGGCTTCCATGGCACCGATGCAGAAAGCAAATACCACCGCGTGGCGTCCGCACCATGGCGAGACATCACCTCGAACGGATTCACGATGTTGCCTTTTGACTTCGACATTTTCTGCCCATTCTTATCAAGCAGCATGTCGTTGACGATCACATTCCGATATGGTGCGTGGCCAAAGAGGAATGTGTTGATCGCGTGCAGCGTGTAAAACCACCCGCGCGTCTGATCGACACCTTCGGAAATGTAGTCCGCAGGATAATTCAGGGGGCTCGCAGACTCGCCCATGAAATGATGCTGAGCGAAGGGCATCGATCCGGAATCGAACCAGACATCGATGACTTCAGGCGTGCGACGCATCACACCACCACAGTTGCACTGGAATGTGACTTCATCGACGTATGGCTTATGCAAATCAAAATCTTTGGGCTGAGCCAATTCCGCGGCAGAGCCAACGCACTTCTGCTTTTGGCACGCCTCACAAACCCAGATCGGTAAAGGCGTACCCCAAAAT
This genomic window from Bacteroidota bacterium contains:
- the ileS gene encoding isoleucine--tRNA ligase, producing the protein MYPELRTSVSPDEREHLVLRSWKENNIFRRSVDERSAEHVFSFYEGPPTVNGTPGIHHIFSRALKDVICRYKTMCGYRVERKAGWDTHGLPVEIAIEKELGFRHKHDIEEYGVEKFNALCRQFVFDLIGRDGGFNEFTERMAYWVDLSDPYITCTNDYIESVWWALKKFHDAGLIYKGFKIQPYCPRCETALSSHEVALGYRQAKDPSVYVKFKRKNVDTDEYFLAWTTTPWTLISNVALAMHPDVDYVTVLNTRKDRAPERLVLAKALVSKLEGEVEVLAEHKGSDFEYQAYEPLFNYVPIEGKAFYVVLGDYVTTEDGTGIVHTAPAFGEDDFQISKKYTLPVINPVDKTGSFAPSITDFAGQFIKSADPAIMDNLKGRGLLYRKETIEHTYPFCWRCESPLIYYARDSWYIRVTEYKQKLISENKKINWQPPEIRDGRFGNWLEDLKDWGISRERFWGTPLPIWVCEACQKQKCVGSAAELAQPKDFDLHKPYVDEVTFQCNCGGVMRRTPEVIDVWFDSGSMPFAQHHFMGESASPLNYPADYISEGVDQTRGWFYTLHAINTFLFGHAPYRNVIVNDMLLDKNGQKMSKSKGNIVNPFEVMSRHGADATRWYLLSASVPWKPRSFNEDDLGELERKLFGTLTNTYGFFALYANIDKYHRSQDATKVDKRPEVDRWILSKLNSLVASCRADFDTYEVTRPARAIQDFVTEQLSNWYIRRNRRRFWKGEQGEDKQAAYDTLYECLLTISKLMSPIAPFFSDWLYSALGGPFDSIHLDEYPQPDPALIDMPLERRMEAAQVVSSLVRQMRERARLRVRQPLARILIPVADRREIEELRRVEDVIRDEVNVKRIEYVEAGDSDVIKLKAKANFKTLGSRLGKSMKIVAAQVQKLTQEEIRTYQMTGGLSMNIDGQNFDLLRGDIEVTAEDVEGWLVSSESGMTVALDTHMTPELEREGMAREFVNRVQNLRKDSGFDVTDRIGIHVASASEEIMEAVRAHARFIQEETLAESISSNGDVSGDASAIVDILERAVSIWLSRIP